ATCTTGCGATTGGTGTCCTCCGGCAACGGCGCATCGTTATAAAAATACACTTCAAATAACTTGGCGATGTCGGCATCGACATAGCGTCGCTTCACAATCGTCGGCCGATCCTGGCTAAAGAAAAACACTGGATCGATGGCCGGGTTCAAATTGGTACGAATAAAATCTTCGTGACTTTTGGTAGCGCCTAGACCGGACAGCAAAGTCACGTTATGGGCAAATTCCGCAACGTGATTCGCCACCGCGATAGCGCCGCCGGCAAAGCGTTCGTAGTCGTTGTATTTCACCGAAAACACATTGCCTTTGCCGGTCTGCCCCAAGGGCGAGGTGTAATGGTATTCGTCGACTATCGCTTCGCCGACCACCAGTACATTCAAACCGCTTAAGGCCTTGAGTTTGTCGATAATCTCGTTGGCGCCGACCGTTTCCTTGAACTGATCCAGGTACGCTGAGATTTCCGGGGAGAACACCTCAAAATATTCGTTTAATAAGCGCGTCGAACTAGACGTGAGTTCGTCGGTAAAGTAAATCCTGCCGCCGTGCCGTTCCACGGCGTCTTTTTCGTGCTGGATATTGCCGGTCAGATCGTCGCTGGTGCTTTTGTAATCGCTACCCTTCACATATAAATCAGGCTTCACCTGATCCAATACTTCCACGGCGGTAATCGCATGGTTGATCGCCACACTATCGACGCAAGCCAGTGCCGCAATGTTTTCAGCACGCAAATATTGGTTGAACACCGGCCGACCGGGGCCTTTATTGACATATTCGTCGGCGGTGACGCTAACCAATAATGCATCTGCCTGCCTTGCTCCGCTTTGCAGATGACGGATATGGCCGATATGCAGTAAATCAAAAGTTCCATGGCATAAAGCCACGGTTTTGCCTTGCGCTTTCAGTTCGGCGGCACGCTGCGCCAGTTGTTCGATAGAAACGATTTTTTCCGTGGACATGAGCTTATTTCCTGAGCAGATGATCGGTAATATGGTGCAACACGAACAGATGCCCCAACTCGACCATGCCGTAATGACTGCTGTCCAGCCAGCAATTCCAGCGCCCCAGTTTACGGAGCGGATTGTCGGCTTTGAAGCCACTTAAGGTCATGACCGGCAAGCCTTTGGCATTAGCAGCCTGCACCGCATTGACGATATTCAAGGATTGCCCGGAACTGCTGATCGCGATCAATAAATCGTCGGGGTTGGCAAATGCGGCGATTTGTTTGGCAAAAGCCTGCTCATAACCAAAATCGTTGGTAAAACAGGTCAAGGGCGCGGCTTCGTGCAAGGTCAACGCGCACAAACCGCCGACATTACGCAAATCGGTGATCACGTGACTGGCAATCGCCGCGCTGCCGCCGTTGCCCAGCACCATGATTTTGGCCTGCTGTTCGCGCACTCTGGCAAATTCGGCAAGCAATTGCTGAATCACCGATTCGCCGTCCAGGGTTTGAGCCTGCGCATCGGTAAATACGCTGTTATTCAATAAGTTTGCAAAATCCGCTGCCGCTAGTCCGATAGCCATCAGCCTCTCCTTATTTGTCCAGGTATTTAAACCAGTCGGCAGTAGCAGCGGCTATCGATGTCGAAGTCCACAACGGCGCGTTTCGCCAGTAATCGATATGCGCCAGCATGTTGGCGACGCCTTGCTCGAAACTGACTTGCGGCTGCCAACCGAGTTTTGCCTTGATTTTGCCGGTATCGGCAAAGGTGCAATCGGGCTCGCCCGGCCGCTTGGGGATGTATTCGATAGGGCCGCCCAACAATCCCACCAACTGGTTGACGCTATAAGTACCGCCGCTACCGACATTCATGATCTCTCCGCAAAGCGCCGATTCGGCGGCTGCAATAAAGGCGTTGGCCACATCGGTGACATAGGTAAAGTCCCGAGTCTGTGTGCCGTCGCCGACCACGGTAAAGGGTTTACCGTTAATCTTTTGCGCCAGAAATACCCCGAACACCGCGCCGTAAGCGCCGGTAGTCCGGGCATGCGGGCCATAAACGTTGAATAAACGCAGCGACACAGCAGGCAAGTCATAGAGCTGTGCCCAGTGCATCACCAGCTCCTCACCCAAGTATTTGGTTAAAGCATAAGGATACTGTGGCTGAACGGGCGTGGATTCCGGCGTGGGAAATTGATCTGGAATGCCGTAACAGGACGACGAAGCCGCATAGACAAATCGCTTGATACCGGCGGCGCGCGCGCCTTCCAATACGTTAAATGTACCGCTGACATTGGTCTCGTAATACGCGCGTGGCTGCTCGATGGACGGAACGATGTCGGCTAGGCCGGCTAAGTGGAATACCCAGTCGATCCCAGAGAACAAAGGTGCGATGGCGTCAGCATCGCGAATATCGGCGTGATGGAATTCGAAACGTTCCTGGCCGAGCAAATCGGCGATGGTTTCTTTGCGGCCGCCAACCAGACTATCAATAACGCTGACCTGATGGCCTTGTTGCCATAACTCGCGACTCAAATGACTGCCAATAAATCCCGCGCCGCCGGTAACCAATACTTTCATGCGTCTGTCCTAGATAAAATTGATATGGGCCGGCTGATTGGCCGTGAGTTTGTCCAGATATTGGTTGACCGCTTCCATCCGGCAATTTTTGCGGCATTGGCTGATATCCAGTTCCTGGCTGATGTACTGCCAGTTCTGCCGGCGCTTCTCGCCTTCCCAGATGTCCTGAAAAGAATGCTCCTGGATATTGCCGTAGGCAAAGCGTTGATCGGTCAAATAAGCGCTGCAGCCGTAGACTTCGCCGTCAGCCATGATATAGCCCCAAAAATAAGGCGTGGCGTGGCAAGTTTTATAGCGTTCGGTTTCCGATTGGCTGTAGTTCTTCATGGTCTGCTCGCGAAAGACCACGTTAAAACCGTCGCCATTGAATTGGGCCAGTTCTTCGGCCATGCCTAACAGATTGTCGTAGCGCAAACTTTCGTAGCGGCGGGTTTCGCTGAATAGATGTTGGGAATACGGCTTGACGACCAGATAATCCAAACCGATTTCTCGGCAGATTTTTGCCAGCGTGGTTACTTCGTGCTGATTTTCCGGCAACAATAGAATTTGTGCGCCCAAAGCACAGGATAATTGCTGGGCTTTTTTATGTTCGACCGCGCGACGCAGATTGTTCAGCACCAAGTCAAAATCGGATGCCTTGGATTGATGGATGGCTGCATAATTTTCGGCGCTGCCGGCATTTAGCGACACCTTGATCCACGATACCAGCGGCAAGGATTGCTCGACAAAACGTTGATTCATCAAGGTGCCGTTGGTGGTGAAAGACACATCGATACCGGCATCGAAAGTCCATTTGACGATGTCGTTAATCTCCTTGTGCAACATTGGCTCGCCTTCGCCGGCGTACATGATGCTTTTCACACCAAGCTTACCCATCTCGGCCAAACGCTCCGCCAGAATTTTGACATCCAGGCGCTGCGCTTTATATCCGATGTAATCGACAGCACAGAAGGTGCAACGATGGTTGCAGGCCCCTACCGGGGAGACTTCCATGTAGATGGGATATACGGCTTTCGCGAGCTGCCAATCATGCTTGCCATCCAACCATTGCGCCACCCGTTGCGGGTGATACACCAGTTTATGACTGTCTATGCCGTATTTATCTGCCATGTTTTTGTCGTTTAATATGCTTTCAGAGTGAAAAACCGCTACAGAACAGGATAATGCGATTTCTATGCCAGTTTCCGGTTCAGGTAGCCTGCCGCTGTTGATTGTTATATCGGCATCACAAAGCTTAGCATTAAACGATTAGTTTCAAGCCCGGAGGTAACGCCTCACCGAAGACTTGTTTTTCCTGTTGTTCGTCCAGTTGTTTGAATTCGGCGACCATGTCTATCCAGGAAGATGGGGATTTAGTTTGTTTGAGCTTGTCGATAACCTGCGTGCGCAGCTGATCGTCGATGTCCCTGGCCCGATCATCGCATCGCCTGGCCAGCAAGGTGGCAGCAAAGCCGGCCTGAGTTAGCTTTTTCCAGTCAGCTTTCAGTAGCTGTTGCAGCCAACTCTCTACCGTGGCGGCTGGAATAACCTGATGATTGCTGCCGTGAAACAAAATCCGTCCGCCGATACGGCCGACCGCCCACCAACTTTGCTCGGGTTCCCCGGCTTTTTCCAGACGCTTTAGCAGCCATTCGCCCAGTTGAATTTTATCGGTAATTGTCAGTCTTTCCAGCGCCGCCGCCAAACGCACCATATCTTCGTAACCGCGTGTCGCCAGTTGCTTAGAGACGCCGGGCTGGCGCGCGGCAGCCGGGTTAATGTATTTAGCGATGTCGTTAAAGATGCGTTGCTGGGCATCCGCACTCAAGCCGCCGGCAACGCGCCGCCATAAGGTCCACCATTCGGCCCAGTTTTGCTTTTCGTTGACGAATTGCAAGCCTTCCGCATATAGCTTCCAAAGCTGCTCTACCCGCCAATCGTCAAGCGGGTAGCCAAAACCTGGCCGCAAGCAAAAACCGGCCAGACTTAACCAGAGGCGTTCGTGCTGTTCGCTCCTCCGCCGATATTTACTGCCTTCCAACAAGGCCGTAAACAACTCGCGCAGCAACGGGGTTTGCCAGTCGCCGCGCGGTGCAGCGAGCACTTTTTCCAGCTCGGCGCGCAAAATTTTTACAGCCTGCGGATCGACTTGTTTGGATTTGGCGCCGAATACGGCCTGAATTTTTTCCAGCGCTTGCGGTAATTGGCCAGGCAGTTCGGCGTTGGCGATAATTTGGGCCTTTTTACGAATCTGAAACTCTACGTCCCATCGCTGGCTGGAATCGTCCACCGCCACGCACTGTATTTGCAAGGTACCGACTTCCGTATAAGTTGCCAGTAATTGCACCGCCACTTCGGTTTTTTGTTGGCCTTCGAATGCCACCGCTAGGGGAGGCAAGCTATGAAAACGTTCGTCATCGAGTTCGACAATGTCGCCTGGCTGATAAGTACTGTCTCCGCTACTGGACAACAAATGAAAACGTACCGGTTGCCCAACCCTAAGAGCGAATTGCCGATCGTTCAACAGAATCTCATGACCTTCCTCGCTACCTTTCGGCAAGATACAAACGCCATGCCCGCCAAGCTTCCCATCACCACTTTTGGCCGCGGCATCAACCAGCAGAAAATAACTACGGGCGGCGCCACCGCCGATTTTCAACTTCTTATCGCGGCGGGCAACCGCATAACTGACCGCGCCGTAAGCCACCGCCAATTCCGGATGGCTGTTATCCAGCAATAAGGGGGGTTGCCCGCCGCGCCAATTGGCTAATAAATCGATTAAGCGTTGCACCATGGCCGAACTGCGAAACACGCCGCCGTTCAGTAATAAGGCGTCGGGGACAATTTGATGCTCTGCTCCGGTTCCTCGCAACGCCATTTGCGCAGCCTGGGCATGCATTTGCAAAAAGGCGGCAATATGCTTACTGATAGCCGGCTCCGCCGCATAGGGCAAGCCAAACTCCACTACGCCGCTACGCTTCCTATCCGGCAGGTCTTGCAAGCCGGACATAGGTAAAAAGCCATCCAATGCAATTTGCTTAACCTCTTCTTTGCTCAGCGACGTACTTTTTGTGCCGCCAATCAACCTGGAGCCGCCACCCAACAAGGTTATGGCAACCTGCTCGGGCGCGTCATCGGCTAATAGCTGTTCCTTGGCGACCCGACATTGCTCCAGCAATTGCGATAAATCGGCTGTCGAGAGTTTTTTATCGCCGGTTCGCAAGCGGCTTTCCGCTAGATGCGCCAGAGTCAGGTCAATATTGTCGCCCCCCAACATCAGGTGGTCGCCGACACCTATGCGCGTCAGCTTAGGCTCCTCAGCCCCCTGCTCAATCTTGATCAAGGTCAAATCGGTAGTACCACCACCGACATCGCAAACCAGCAATAACCGGCTATCGGCCAGACTGGATTTGATGGTACCGGCATGCCGGCGCAGCCAGTCGTAACAAACCGCTTGAGGCTCCTCCAACAACCTGACAGCACTCAAGCCAGCCATTTTGGCCGCCTCCAATGTTAAGGATCGCGCGGACTCGTCAAAGGACGCTGGCACCGTAATCACTACTTCCTGAAGCGCAAGTGGTGCTTTGGGAAAACGGTGCTCCCAAACGGCGCAGACATGTCGCAAATAACTAGCACTGGCTTCCAGCGGCGAGACTTTAAATACCGATTCGTCACTGCCCCAGGGCAAAATGGCCGCGCTGTGATCGACCGAGGTGTGCGACAACCAGCTTTTAGCGCTAGTAACCAATCGACCTTGCGACTTTGCACCCAGCAAGCGCGCCGCTTCGCCAAGCACAGCGCCTTTTTCCTGAGTCAAAAACCCGGCTTCTTCCGTTATTTCGCCTGGCGCGGGATGGTATCGCACCGACGGTAATAGCGGCTTGGCGCTCACTTCGCCTGGCGCGATCAACTGAGGAATTTCGAACAAGTGAATAGCTTTAGCAGGATCGCCTATATCGGAGTACGCGACCACCGTATGGGTGGTACCTAGATCGATTCCGACCGAATAAGTAGCAGTGTAGTTTTTCAAAAGGACTTAGTATGTTTATTCTAATTATGTAGGGCTGCCTGCCGAGTATTCAAGCAGGCGCGCGAGCGCCTATTTTAGTCGGCTTTCTGATCGAACACTCTCGTTTTTCTAGATAGCACTATCCAAACCGTGGTTGCCAGGTAAAATAAATTTCCACAAAGAACAATCTTTCGATGTGTTTCGAATAAAATGCTTGCGCGCCTAATGTTTGCGATGTTACTTTCCGCCTACGGCAACCATCAGTGCATTGCATTACTGAATGCGCCCACCGAGAACAAGATCTAGCGCTGTAAAGTAGTCGAGTCTGAATCAAGACCAGGCACCGCAGCAATTATTAACCAACTTGAACGAGTTAAATTCATGCTTATTAAACCATCCGCATTAGCCGGCGTCGTGTTGCTGGCCGCCAGCCAATCAACAGAGGCAGTCGTCATCAATTTCGACTACACCTACGACGGCGGATTTTTCTCCGGCAGCAACGCAAGTAGACGAGACATCCTGGATGCCGCAGGCGGGTTTTTGGGAGGTATCTTAACCGACAGCTTGACTGCGATTACATCCGGCGGCATCAATAATTTCAGCGCGGTATTTCAACGTCCTGATACCGGCGCCAGCACGACTCTGAGCAATTTCAGCGTGGCAGCCGACACACTGACAGTGTTTGTTGGCGGACAAGCCATGGGAGCAGGCAACCTGGGCTATGGCGGCTATGGCGGTTACAGCGTCAGCGGCACCCAAGATTTTTTGACCAATGCAGCACAACGAGGACAGTCAAATACGACCGGCCCGTCAGCAACTGATTTTGCGCCATGGGGTGGTCAATTGACCTTCAGCAGTTCGGCAAACTGGTATTTCGACACGGATCTTTCTACCACCGAGACATTCAGCGGTAATGATTTTTATTCGGTGGCACTGCATGAGTTAGGCCACTTATTAGGCCTAGGCAGTTCGGACTCGTGGGATAATCAAGCCTCAGGCACCGGCTTTACCGGTGCCAATGCGGTAGCGGCTTATGGCGGCAATGTACCACTGGAGGGCGATAAGGTTCATTGGTTAGAGGGCACCAAAAGCACGGTAAACGGGATTGAGCAAGAAGCCGCCATGGACCCTACTTTGCGCGTCGGCACGCGCAAAGTATTTACGCAACTCGACCTCGCCGCGCTGAAAGATGTGGGCTGGCAAGTTTCGGTAACCGCTGTGCCGGTTCCTTCCGCCGTTTGGCTATTTGGCTCTGCTTTATTGGGTTTTATTGCCAGCAAACGTAAGCAGCTTCTGAATTTCTAGCAAAATCATCGCCGTCGCGCCGGACACGCCAATTCGCAAACAAAACCGGCGCGATAAAGCAATTAAAACTTATTGACTGACACCTGATAAAAACGGCACAAAACTTACCCGCTCTATTACTTCATCTTCAAAACCGTGCTCTGTCCGGGTAACCCGATGCAATTCCTGCATCCCTTCCAGCCCGACCGGAATCACCATCACGCCCCCCACAGCCATTTGCTCAAGTAAGGCTTCCGGAATTTCCGCCGGTGCGGCGGCAGCTAATATCCCATCATATGGCGCGTGCTCCGGCCAGCCCCAGCCACCATCGCTATGCTTAAAACCCACAGTCTTGATACCCAACTCCCATAGGGTATCTCGGGCTTTTTTCATCAACGGCGCAATCCGTTCCACCGAATAAACTTGCGCTACCAGCTTCGACAATATTGCGGTTTGGTAGCCGCAACCCGTACCAATTTCCAGTACTTTGAGCAGCGGACCTTTTTCCAATAGCAATTCCGTCATTTTGGCGACGATATACGGCTGCGATATAGTTTGATTGTGGCCGATAGGTAAGGCAGTATCCTCATAAGCACGACTCTCCAAAGCTTCGTCGACAAAAATATGCCTAGGTGTGTCAGACATTACCGCCAGGACTTTACTGTTATAGATGCCTTGCTCGCGCAGCCGAGAAATCATCCGCTCCCTGGTCCGCCGAGAAGTCATGCCTATACCCTGGATGCGTCTACTCATGCGAGCGCCTCCATTGCCAGCCATTCGCTCAATCCCTCTAATCGTTCATATCGCGTTAAATCCAACTGTAACGGCGTTACGGACACGTATCCGTTTCTTATCGCATCAAAATCGGTACCTGGCCCGGCGTCTTGTTCGCTGCCGGGCGGTCCCACCCAGTAAATATCCTGCCCCCGCGGATCATGGGAACGTATCACTGCTTCCGCTTTGTGCCGCTGCCCGAGTCGGGTAGATTGATAACCTTTTAATTCAGCAATCGGTAAATCAGGCACGTTGACGTTCAATAAAGTGTCTTCCGGCAAGGGATGAGCGAGGATTTTTTGCATTAATGTCACAGCCACATGTGCCGCCGTATCGAAATGTTTAGGGTCGCTGGATGCTAAAGAGATAGCCACCGCAGGCAGCCCAAGAAAACGCCCTTCGGTAGCCGCAGCCACGGTGCCAGAATAAAGCACATCGTCACCAAGATTGGCGCCATGATTGATACCGGCGAATACCATATCCGGTTCGTTCGCTAATAATCCTGTAATCGCCAGATGAACGCAATCCGTCGGCGTACCATCCACCCTGACAAAACCGTTTTCACATTGAGTGGCGCGCAAAGGCATATCCAGGGTTAAAGAATTGCTTGCGGCACTCCGGTTTTTATCTGGCGCCACTACTGATACGTTGGCGTGTTGACGCAGAGCTTCGGCCAATGTGTTGATGCCTTGCGCTAAATAACCGTCGTCGTTGCTGATTAGTATGTGCATACTGCCGTGAAACGCTTTAAAATTCCCGCATAGTAGCAAAAAAAGCGCAAAACCAGCAGCTTACGTGACAAAAAAAACCACTTCCGCAGACGATGTCCTCTTGTTTCGAAACTCGATCGGCAAAGTCCAAACCATAGACACCAATACCGTTATTCTTAAGCCTGATAAGAAACCGCGGCCAATACCTTCATTTAAGCCGCTCGAGCAGGTTGATCCGTTACAAAAAGATGTTGAGGGTAGCTTGGAGACCCTGTTCCAAGAAGACAAGATCGCCTTCCTGGTGCCAGGCATGCAAAAAAGCGTCATCAAAAAACTTCGGAAGGGATATTACGGCCTGGATGCCGATATAGATTTACATGGCTTAAGTAGCCGAGATGCACAACTGCAGCTATTACGATTTTTACACTATTGCGTTGAAGACGGTTATCGCTGCGTACAAATCATTCACGGCAAGGGGTACAACTCTACGGACAATCAGCCAGTCTTAAAAAATGATATTAATCTCTGGCTACGCCAACATAAAGATGTCCTGGCGTTTTGCTCCGCTCCCCCCAAGGCTGGCGGTACCGGTGCCTTGTTCGTACTGTTACGCTTATCAGAAAAATTTGTGACATCCGAAGACGAGCCTCAATAACGCCCCTTTAGCGCTACTCCAAAATCTCCCGCCTCTACCCAAACAAACGCAACCCCGTTCGTTATATTTTGCTTTGCCTTGACTTGTCCGGCTTGTTGCTCTAGTTTTTCAGCATTGCTGCTCCTTATCATGAAAATAATAACGAAACCAACGCCATGACCACAAACCTACACCAGCGACCTCTCCAAACCACAGGAGAAATTGGCGTTTCTATGCAAAGCACTGTCGAAGCGGGGATTTTCAACAATGAGCCTTAACATTGGGATCGTGGGTTTAGGCAGAATTGGTCGCGGGGTATTAAGAGGAAATTTCGCACAAGAAAAAGGCGGCAGATTCGATATACGTGTAGTCTGTGACGTAATGGCTATCGATCACGTTGCTTACCTATTAGCAAACGATAGCACCTATGGCCGCCCCCCATTTAATGTAGATTGCGATGGCGACGATTTAATCATAGACGGCAAAAGAGTTCGCTATCAGAAGGTAGACCGGCGCCGTAGTTCGCCCGATGACGGCAGCTGGGGAGTATTGCGCCAATTTGATCTCGATGTATTATTTGACGCCACGGGCACCGCCACGATCCACGATTTCCGCTCATTGATAACGCAGGAAGTCGCTAAAAAAATCCTTTGCACTTGGAATGTCAGCGGTTGCGATATTAGTGTGGTGTTCGGAGTAAATCATTCGGCATACGATCCATTACACCATGACGTCATCTCTGCCAGTACCTGCACGGGTAACGCTCTGGTTCCTATCTGTCATGTACTTGATAAGCACATTGGCATCAATTTCGCCCGAGCCATCACTATCCATCCGCAACTTTCAGATCAACGTGTATTGGATGGTTATCACGCATCATCCCAACTTGGCCGTGGGTGCGCGTCTTCCATTATCCCAACCAGCACGAATGTAGGTAAATCCACGACATTGGTATTACCAAGACTGGAAGGCAAATTGGACGCTATGTCCTACAGAGTGCCAACTGCAATTGTCTCAGTTATTGATTTAACAGCCACTCTTTCTAGGAAAACGTCACTAGAAGAATGTGTAGAACTGTTTGAAGACTACGCCAACAAACAATTAGCAGGAATTATTCATTGTGACTATGGCGCATGGGGCCATCAAAAGGCTAGCATCGACTATATGGAAACCCAATATTCCTCAATATTGTTGATGCATCATCTGACTGTCAGCCAAGGCCACCATCTCGGCCTATCTTTAATGCATGACAATGAGCACGCATATTGCTGCCGAGTATTAGACGTATTGGGCATTTTATAAAACTAGTGCCAGCAAGTTTACCGAACACTCAATGAAACCCGATCACATTCTGGCAGAATGAACCGAATAACAAGCTTCTCAGCGGCCTCTTCACCGGATGCAACAGTTTTGATTCTGGGCAGCATCCCTGGAAAAGCATCACTGGAGGCTAATCGATATTACGCGCATCCACAGAATCAATTTTGGCCTATCATAACCGAACTTCTGGAACTCAATCCTAGTAGCTCATACTTAGCGAGAATAGAATCACTAAAATTAGCCGGCATTGCACTATGGGATGTAGTTAAGTCATGCCATCGGCACAACAGCAGTCTCGATGCAAAAATAGACAAAAACAGTATCGTTACAAATGATTTTCCAGGATTTTTCCTAAACCACCCCTATATTACGCATATATTCTTTAATGGCTTAACTGCAGAAAAAACCTTTCAAAAGCATGTTCAACCTTATATATGCACAGATCGGTTTACGTACCACCGATTACCCTCTACAAGCCCGGCGCATGCAGCGATGGCTTTTCAACAAAAGCTGGAAAGTTGGCGCATATTAACAACAGCAATAGCAGAAGCCACTTACAGCGAAACAATAGAGACTTCAAAAACAAACCAAACAACCAGACCAAGAAATATATTCTAGGAATATAAATTAACGCTGAACAGTACACAAACAAAAACGGCAGAGAAGCCGTCTAGCTAATCTGCCGCTACAAGCCCAATATTAAGGCATTTATTCTTCAGTTTGTACAGGCTCTGG
The window above is part of the Methylomonas sp. ZR1 genome. Proteins encoded here:
- a CDS encoding PfkB family carbohydrate kinase, which encodes MSTEKIVSIEQLAQRAAELKAQGKTVALCHGTFDLLHIGHIRHLQSGARQADALLVSVTADEYVNKGPGRPVFNQYLRAENIAALACVDSVAINHAITAVEVLDQVKPDLYVKGSDYKSTSDDLTGNIQHEKDAVERHGGRIYFTDELTSSSTRLLNEYFEVFSPEISAYLDQFKETVGANEIIDKLKALSGLNVLVVGEAIVDEYHYTSPLGQTGKGNVFSVKYNDYERFAGGAIAVANHVAEFAHNVTLLSGLGATKSHEDFIRTNLNPAIDPVFFFSQDRPTIVKRRYVDADIAKLFEVYFYNDAPLPEDTNRKIVAWLDKHLRDYDVVIVPDFGNGFISNQMVAALSKGAKYLAVNAQVNSGNRGYHLITRYPNADFLSLNEPELRLASHDRGAAIEELAGQLADKLSAQHIAITRGTKGALMLDQTKTAYKIPALSSKVVDRIGAGDAFLSVAGLCLGGGLSPEQALFAGSAAAALDVQIVCNREPVRAVALFKYITTLLK
- a CDS encoding SIS domain-containing protein, which produces MAIGLAAADFANLLNNSVFTDAQAQTLDGESVIQQLLAEFARVREQQAKIMVLGNGGSAAIASHVITDLRNVGGLCALTLHEAAPLTCFTNDFGYEQAFAKQIAAFANPDDLLIAISSSGQSLNIVNAVQAANAKGLPVMTLSGFKADNPLRKLGRWNCWLDSSHYGMVELGHLFVLHHITDHLLRK
- a CDS encoding SDR family oxidoreductase — encoded protein: MKVLVTGGAGFIGSHLSRELWQQGHQVSVIDSLVGGRKETIADLLGQERFEFHHADIRDADAIAPLFSGIDWVFHLAGLADIVPSIEQPRAYYETNVSGTFNVLEGARAAGIKRFVYAASSSCYGIPDQFPTPESTPVQPQYPYALTKYLGEELVMHWAQLYDLPAVSLRLFNVYGPHARTTGAYGAVFGVFLAQKINGKPFTVVGDGTQTRDFTYVTDVANAFIAAAESALCGEIMNVGSGGTYSVNQLVGLLGGPIEYIPKRPGEPDCTFADTGKIKAKLGWQPQVSFEQGVANMLAHIDYWRNAPLWTSTSIAAATADWFKYLDK
- a CDS encoding radical SAM protein translates to MADKYGIDSHKLVYHPQRVAQWLDGKHDWQLAKAVYPIYMEVSPVGACNHRCTFCAVDYIGYKAQRLDVKILAERLAEMGKLGVKSIMYAGEGEPMLHKEINDIVKWTFDAGIDVSFTTNGTLMNQRFVEQSLPLVSWIKVSLNAGSAENYAAIHQSKASDFDLVLNNLRRAVEHKKAQQLSCALGAQILLLPENQHEVTTLAKICREIGLDYLVVKPYSQHLFSETRRYESLRYDNLLGMAEELAQFNGDGFNVVFREQTMKNYSQSETERYKTCHATPYFWGYIMADGEVYGCSAYLTDQRFAYGNIQEHSFQDIWEGEKRRQNWQYISQELDISQCRKNCRMEAVNQYLDKLTANQPAHINFI
- a CDS encoding Hsp70 family protein; this encodes MKNYTATYSVGIDLGTTHTVVAYSDIGDPAKAIHLFEIPQLIAPGEVSAKPLLPSVRYHPAPGEITEEAGFLTQEKGAVLGEAARLLGAKSQGRLVTSAKSWLSHTSVDHSAAILPWGSDESVFKVSPLEASASYLRHVCAVWEHRFPKAPLALQEVVITVPASFDESARSLTLEAAKMAGLSAVRLLEEPQAVCYDWLRRHAGTIKSSLADSRLLLVCDVGGGTTDLTLIKIEQGAEEPKLTRIGVGDHLMLGGDNIDLTLAHLAESRLRTGDKKLSTADLSQLLEQCRVAKEQLLADDAPEQVAITLLGGGSRLIGGTKSTSLSKEEVKQIALDGFLPMSGLQDLPDRKRSGVVEFGLPYAAEPAISKHIAAFLQMHAQAAQMALRGTGAEHQIVPDALLLNGGVFRSSAMVQRLIDLLANWRGGQPPLLLDNSHPELAVAYGAVSYAVARRDKKLKIGGGAARSYFLLVDAAAKSGDGKLGGHGVCILPKGSEEGHEILLNDRQFALRVGQPVRFHLLSSSGDSTYQPGDIVELDDERFHSLPPLAVAFEGQQKTEVAVQLLATYTEVGTLQIQCVAVDDSSQRWDVEFQIRKKAQIIANAELPGQLPQALEKIQAVFGAKSKQVDPQAVKILRAELEKVLAAPRGDWQTPLLRELFTALLEGSKYRRRSEQHERLWLSLAGFCLRPGFGYPLDDWRVEQLWKLYAEGLQFVNEKQNWAEWWTLWRRVAGGLSADAQQRIFNDIAKYINPAAARQPGVSKQLATRGYEDMVRLAAALERLTITDKIQLGEWLLKRLEKAGEPEQSWWAVGRIGGRILFHGSNHQVIPAATVESWLQQLLKADWKKLTQAGFAATLLARRCDDRARDIDDQLRTQVIDKLKQTKSPSSWIDMVAEFKQLDEQQEKQVFGEALPPGLKLIV
- a CDS encoding matrixin family metalloprotease, coding for MLIKPSALAGVVLLAASQSTEAVVINFDYTYDGGFFSGSNASRRDILDAAGGFLGGILTDSLTAITSGGINNFSAVFQRPDTGASTTLSNFSVAADTLTVFVGGQAMGAGNLGYGGYGGYSVSGTQDFLTNAAQRGQSNTTGPSATDFAPWGGQLTFSSSANWYFDTDLSTTETFSGNDFYSVALHELGHLLGLGSSDSWDNQASGTGFTGANAVAAYGGNVPLEGDKVHWLEGTKSTVNGIEQEAAMDPTLRVGTRKVFTQLDLAALKDVGWQVSVTAVPVPSAVWLFGSALLGFIASKRKQLLNF
- a CDS encoding protein-L-isoaspartate(D-aspartate) O-methyltransferase translates to MSRRIQGIGMTSRRTRERMISRLREQGIYNSKVLAVMSDTPRHIFVDEALESRAYEDTALPIGHNQTISQPYIVAKMTELLLEKGPLLKVLEIGTGCGYQTAILSKLVAQVYSVERIAPLMKKARDTLWELGIKTVGFKHSDGGWGWPEHAPYDGILAAAAPAEIPEALLEQMAVGGVMVIPVGLEGMQELHRVTRTEHGFEDEVIERVSFVPFLSGVSQ
- the surE gene encoding 5'/3'-nucleotidase SurE — protein: MHILISNDDGYLAQGINTLAEALRQHANVSVVAPDKNRSAASNSLTLDMPLRATQCENGFVRVDGTPTDCVHLAITGLLANEPDMVFAGINHGANLGDDVLYSGTVAAATEGRFLGLPAVAISLASSDPKHFDTAAHVAVTLMQKILAHPLPEDTLLNVNVPDLPIAELKGYQSTRLGQRHKAEAVIRSHDPRGQDIYWVGPPGSEQDAGPGTDFDAIRNGYVSVTPLQLDLTRYERLEGLSEWLAMEALA
- a CDS encoding Smr/MutS family protein, coding for MTKKTTSADDVLLFRNSIGKVQTIDTNTVILKPDKKPRPIPSFKPLEQVDPLQKDVEGSLETLFQEDKIAFLVPGMQKSVIKKLRKGYYGLDADIDLHGLSSRDAQLQLLRFLHYCVEDGYRCVQIIHGKGYNSTDNQPVLKNDINLWLRQHKDVLAFCSAPPKAGGTGALFVLLRLSEKFVTSEDEPQ